The segment TCCCGGTTGCTGCTGCTGCTTTTGAGTCTCATCAATTTTCTGTGGGGGGACGGGAGGATATGGTTGTTAATGAGGACATAGTTGTTCCTGAAGATTGTGTGTTGCTTCCTCGATTAAAGAATTCAGAGACTCTTCAGAAGTTGGATGCAAAACAAAGACTTTGTTAATGGAGTTTCTGGGCTTGTTTTCAGATGCACCCACACATACTCACCTGATGCAGCATGATGTTGACGTGGGAGATGCACAACCTATTCGTCAACGGTTTTATAGGGCACCAGTCAGTAAGAGGAAAGTGTTGGAATCTGAAATTCAATATATGCTTGAGAATGGAATCGCTGTGCCGTCGTGCTCAAGTTGGGCTTCACCTTGCTTGTTAGTAAGGAAATCGGATTCAACTTATAGATTTTTGCACTGACTATCGCAAGCTAAACGCCATCACTAAGCCCGATGCTTTTCCACTTCCTCGAGTGGAGGACTGTGTAGATCAGGTGGGTACGGCTAATTTTGTGACTAAGATAGACCTTCTTAAGGGATATTGGCAAGTGCCATTAACGCCTGGAGCAAGAGAAGTAACCTCATTCATCACATCATCTGGATTATACTCGTACTCCGTTATGTGTTTCGGTTTACGAAACGCTCCTGCCACCTTCCAGAGATTGATGAACCGAGTGGTATTTGGGCTGGAGGGGTGTGTAGTGTATTTGGATGACGTTATTGTTTTTAGTGAAACCTGGGAACAACATTTAGTTCGTCTACGAGCTCTATTAACTCGCTTGGCAGAGGCCTGTCTTACTGTTAACTTGGCAAAGTGCGAGTTTGCTAAGGCTACCGTAAGCTATTTGGGAAAAGTGGTTGGCCAAGGTAAAGTGCGTCCAGTTCAGGCCAAAGTATTAGCCATTCAGCAGTTTCCTTCCCCATCTACCAAGAAAGAACTTATGCGCTTTCTGGGGATGGTTGGTTATTATCGGGGTTTCTGCTCTAATTTCTCGACTGTGGTTTCCCCGTTGACCGATTTGCTTAAGAGCTCAGTAAAATTTTATTGGAGTGAAAATTGTCAGAGAGCCTTTGAAAATGTTAAACTGTTGTTGATGACTGCTCCTGTTCTAGCTGCACCGAGACTGGATATGCCATTTAAATTACAAGTGGATGCTAGCCAGGTCGGTGCTGGAGCTGTTTTGTTACAGACAGGGGAGGATGGACTGGACTACCCAGTAAGTTTCTTTTCTCGTAAGTTCAATACTTACCAGAGAAATTATTTGGTAATTGAGAAAGAGGCTCTATCTTTAATTTGGGCACTTCAGTTTTTTGATGTGTATGTGGGGGGAGGAATGAACGTAGAGGTGTATTCTGATCACAATCCTCTAACTTTTTTGCATTCTTTACAGTCACCAAGTCAGCGCTTAATGCGTTGGATTCTCTTTCTACAGCCTTATAATTTgattattaaacacattaaagGGTCAGACAACGTAGTGGCAGATGCGTTGTCTCGTGTTCCTGATCTGACCAACTAAGTACAACGGTTGTACAGTTGTTTTCTATTTTCTGTTCTTTTTTGTCACCTTAATTTACTTTCAGGATCCAGATTGCTGGTGGCAAGGTGGGCAGAATGGAGAGAATTGTGAACATCATGTGGTACTCTAGTCAGATGTTGTGTAATGACGTGTATAGATGTATGATTTCTAATGTAGTGTTGGTGGAGGTATTTTTTTTGTGCTTTGTTTTTGATCCGGTTTGGAACGGATCTCTTTCAAAGGGGGGTGTGTGACGGTTCCAGTGAATAACTGGTGATTTCGGAGTTGCAGGTGATTGGCTGACGGGAGCGGGTACACACCTGAATCCAATCAGAGCACTTTGAAAAGACTGGGACGGAGATGGCGAAGAGAGAGCGTTAGCTGAGCTTTGGTCGTCGTTGGCTGCTCTGGAGTACTCGAGGCTACCGGAGAACGACCGAGATGTGAGGAATTTGGGAGATCACCGCCGCCGTTGGGCCAGCTTCCTCTGCCGGGGCTGTCGCTTCTGGTGATTTTACAGACCGTGTTTGGTTGGACTGTTGTCATAATTGTTACACGTTTACCAGCCGATAGGCTGATTACTATTCATACTCACTTTTTATATTGATATACTTTATATCAGAATAAATTCAAGTAATAACTGGCTGTGGTGTGTGGTGACTCCCTTATTTTGTTGCGATTTGGAAAAGAGATTGTAACAAAAGATTTAGGAGCTAGTATTAGCGCTAAAATGCTTTGTAAAATACATTTCTttatcagtgggcaaacgtacaaaatcagcaggggatcaaatatttttttctctcactctatatatacatatatttcatGTGGAGCAACTCCCCTCCAACAAATAATATTCATAAAATAAGCAATTAAATGTAATGTGTTAATGTATGTGCATTACTATTTTTTACTTGAAGAACATGCCACATGATTCACTAAACTAAAACCTTTCGGAAAAATAGCATAAAGGTTTTCAAAACCACATGAAACTAACAAAATCATAAATAGAACAGAAAATCACAGGTTTTAAACTAGACCAATGACCTTTATCTTTTTAGAAAACAAGTGTGATTTCATTTAGACCAGAGAAGTCAGATGttacacaggaagttcctgaaaTAGGACACCAGATATTTGAAAGTCAAATATGACACCACAGCAACACAAAGTGAAAGTaatcatttattaaatatatattgagTGGATAAATGAACCTCAATCAAATATATCATTCTCAGGCTGTCACAAATATACTGTTCCTAAGATTCTTTACCAAAAAAAACTCAGACCAACGATTCAGACACCCTGTTTGTCTCATGACGTATTGCTCATTTAAATAGTATTAAAGGGAACAGAAACATGCAGAGGCTGAAGGGCTCTGCCTACAGAGTAATAACAAGCCCTTGCAGGGCTGACACAGAATCCTGCATGAGTGCTGAACggcaaactaaaaataaataggctaatgtaatatttatatccACAGTAGTGGTTAGTGCCCGAATTTGATCTCTGAAGAGACACTGGCTGGCTGTTCCATGGAAAACCAGTTTGTTCGGCTTATCTCTTCCAGTTAAATATTCCATGTGGCATGATAGCTTGCTTGCAGGTCAGTCCTCTGAACCTGGACAGCCTGTGAAGACATGACACTTAATGCACattaatttttaagtttttcttTGCGTGTGAatcataacttaaaaaaaaatactactactTACCTATGCATGAAAGTCATTTTTTTATAAGCTGACCACTGTAGCATCTTTTTATGTCTGCAGAGATCATATGTAGTTCCCTTTGATAGCGGTTCTCCAGTAAACAAATGAATCAGCCAAATGACATCTTCCCCAGAAAAGCTTCGACTGGACGTGCCAATCATGGTTTGTTTATTCCAGATATCCATCAAAAACATCCAGCTCAGTGTCTGTGTCATAGGGAATAGAAGCTGGGTCAGAAAGCACACCCAAATCCACCAGTGCCTGGTCCATGTCCTCCGGCAAGAATACTATCCCTACATTAAGGACTATGTATTCCATTAAAAATGCATAGTAGAGAATTAAAACATTGACAAAAAACAGGCCGAGATAAAACATATAGGGAAGCTCGTTGATTAGCGATTCCACTGAATCTAACCGAGAGTAAATTGAGTGTGTCATAGACTCCAAAACATATGTTGCAGTCTCATTGAGCAGACCGAACGAATTAAAAGCATTTAATCACACTTTATATCAAACAGGTCAGTTTAAAAGTGTGAATCCATCCATTTCAGTCAAACAGGCAGTGATGCAACTCCGTTTCAGCAGTATTTCCCCTGCAATCCGTTCCACTACACAGCAAAGAAGTAAGTGAAGAAAAGCATGTTTGAATGTTCCAAAGCCACCGGCTGCTCATTAACATTAGGGTTATCCCGGTTCTCTCTTAAAATGCTGGTAGTGTAGAAAACGCATATATAAAAATCATCTAAACGCTCGGCGGAGCTTTATAACGcgtgaaaaacaaaaacaaacggcGCGTTCTCATGACTTCACCAAAACCGTTGCATTCGCACGGAACTCTGGGAAATCGAGTCCGTAATGGACTGGTGAACCATTCGAACTCACTATAGGAACTTCCAGAATAAACTACAAATCCCACAGTGGCTCAAAACTGAGGTTTGGGCTGTCATGAGCGATAGGACGACAGGTATGTTTTCATGTGAGGATTCTGGGCCTTCACTGCGGCGGATATGGATTCATTCGCCTAGCAAATTGTGTTAAAACATACATATTGCGACATAGAACACCTGCAAGATGTTCGGCCGTTCAAGGAGCTGGGTCGGAGGGCAGGGGAAGTCCAAAAACATTCATTCTTTGGACCATTTGAAGTAAGCCTTTACAACGTTAGACCTTTTGCAGCTAATACGCTAGCGAGCTCAGCTCGGGCAGTTCAAGATTTTTAAATTCAGTCTGTGTTTGTCATTAATGTGGAAAGTCACTAATAGGCAGTTTagaaatgtaaacatttataTTACTCACGGCGGGATTTATTTGCGATTTAAAACCGAGAACATAAGAGCGGAGCTGTATGTGAAGGATTAGGCTGGGTGTCAAAACTTAGTAAGCTGCCTACCCAGACAGCATTTTTGTGACATTCAGACATATGATGTACAAAATTGACGCCTAGGTAGGAAGCTCGCTATGTTTTGAGCCATTACCATAACGTTACCATACGGTTGTAAGAAATGCTCGGTTAGTATCTTAAAATCAGCAAAAGTATCTGTCTTATTAAATGTATTacattctttatttttaatatgcaGAAAGCAGTTATGGTCTGTCTTATTAAATATGTCACTTAATTAGTTTTTAATATGCAGAAAGCATCTTTATGAtctcaaataaatataaatatatacgttGTGCTCATAACGTAAAATGTATTGCATATTTATTTAGGTACATGTACCATGTACTAACAAAGAACACAACAGTGACTGATCACAACAGAAATCTGCTGGTGGAAACGATCCGCTCCATTACTGAGATTCTCATCTGGGGTGATCAGAATGACAGTTCCGTCTTTGAGTGAGTTTCACCTTCTATTTAGACAGTTTCCACATCTTAGATGTGCAATGAAGTGGCCAAACCATGTTTTTAATGTCTGAAAACATCATTCTGTCTTTGTAGCTTCTTTTTGGAGAAGAACATGTTTGCATTCTTCCTCAACATACTACGGCAGAAATCCGGACGGTATGTGTGTGTCCAGCTTCTGCAAACGCTCAACATCCTTTTCGAGAACATCAGTCATGAGACTTCTCTCTGTGAGTAAATCCCTGGACAGAGTTCAAGTgttatgttttattatatatttatgtccTTAACATATAATATGTTGTTTCTTTCCTTTTCTAGATTACTTGCTGTCCAATAATCATGTTAATTCCATCATCGTGCATAAATTTGACTTCTCTGATGAGGAAATTATGGCCTACTATATCTCCTTTTTGAAAACTTTGTCACTGAAGCTCAACAACCACACAGTGCACTTCTTCTACAACGAGGTAAGGTGCTTTTGCTGGGGCAACTGTCATTTTTCAAATGACAGGTTATAGACTGAAAGCAGAAGGGGGCTTTTATTTGTGGGCTTGCATGCATTCGGCATGTAACAGATCATAGTGCACTTCCAGGAAGAGCTAACAGCTCACTGTGACTTTGTAAAACTGTGTTTCCTGTGTGTTGATGCAACTCGAACAGTTTTCTTTCATTTTAGACAAGTGTAGCCCAGCTGTAAGTTTACAACTGTTTTATGTGGATTGGAAGGTGATGGAAATTTTTGGGGGCTCCTTTGTATAGGGGGAAGTTATTGGTGTACTGTAAATGGTTGTGCTTAACCGTCATGTGTTCTTTATTCTGTGGCACCTTTGATGATTTTAATCATTGGTGTCAGGAATAGAGAGAGCCTGCATGGCAGGATTTGCTCTATGAGAGATCTGATGCTCCACTGATTGACGTTGTTTTAATGTAAAATGGAAACCAGTGCATATTAAGACAAGAATTATACTTAAAACTAATGTTTAATCTGTtaaagacatatgtgaccctggaccacaaaaccagtcataagtgtcaatttttcaaaattaagatttgtacattatctgaaaggtgaataaataagctttccattgatgtatggtttgttaggataggacggtatttggaatctgagggtgcaaaaaattaaaatactgagaaaaagttgtccaaatgaagttcttcgcaaagcatattactaatcaaaaattaagttgtgatatatttacagtaggaaattgacaaaatatcttcatggaaaattattcatgacccatacaatgtatttttggctattgctacaaatatgtttTGTGAGTGACAACAGCATTGCTTGAGGAGTCACGCGAGTCTCTGTTAATTCATTTTGGTAGTTATAGTGTTAACCATAGCAACTTTTTGGCATCTTGTgataaacaaaaaacactgtaGGCGTTTAACTAATATTGTGAACCAAGCTAATATTAGCAAATGTAGACATATAATTAGTAAATGAATGATCTAAATCTTCACAGAGCATAAATTAATTTTACATCACTAAATGACAGGTTGAAATGCATAAAAAGTCTGACATCATTGTTAAAATACACTGCAGTAAAGATTGgtatcagtaagacttgtaattttttttttttttaagaattctgttatgctcatcaaggctgcctttatttgatcaaaatacagaaatgttattacaatataaaataataaaactttccttttttaatatactttaaaatgtaatttattcctgtgatgctgatttatattatatttgcagttgtgctgcaaaatatgtttttggaacctgtgatacttttttttaggattctttgcaACAGTGCAATGTTTTTGCTGTCACTTTTATtcatcagtttaacacatccttgctgaataaaagtattaatttctttcaaaaaatgaaataataaaaatttacagaccccaaacttttgaacagtagtgtatattgctagaaaaatatattttaaataaatgctgtttattttaacattttatttattaaaaaatccaAAAAGAAGTCACAGGTTCCAGaaaagaaatattaagcagcattaatctcatctgcatattagaatgatttctgaaggatcatgtgacactgaataatgGAGTAATGatcttgaaaattcagctttgatcacaggaataaattagattttaatgtatattaacatagaaaaatttaattttacattgtaataatgtttcacaatattacatttgttctatatttatcaaataaatgcagccttgatgagtataagaaacgtctttaaaaagcTTCTTATAGATCTCAAGCTTTCGAACAGCAGTGTAGCTACACATTATGTAACACTTAAGTTAAAAGCAGTAAACAttatacaataatatttaaatattatacaaatatttCCAACTCCAAATTCTTATTCAATGAGATACATCGTAAATTGGTTTTCAaggacaaataataataataataataataataccgcTTTATGGGTAGTTTATATTTTGTCTATATTTTCAGATTACTCCATATTTCTTCTTCATTCTTCTGTTTAAATAACACAAGGAGCCCATAGTTATGAAATAGTTAAATAACactcatgtttttaaatatgtttatcaCAGTTTAgtaacaaaatatataatatatgtggttaattttttaaataaattaaatctttTGTTAATTAAGAATGCattaacttgatcaaaagtgacagtgaagactttaCCATTacagctttctattcatcaaagaatcctgagggAAATAAGATcatcgtttccacaaaaatatttctTGATGATAGTAAGAAATGTtcattgagcagcaaatcaacatatgagaatgatttctgaaggatcatgtgatactgaagactagagtaatgatgttaaaaatgtagctttgcagctgtcacaggaatgaattacattttaaaatatattacaataatatttcacaatattactgttttactgtctttttgatcaaatacagccTCAAATAcagtcttggtgagcaaaagagactttttttttaaatattaaaaaaaaaaaaccttacctactccaaacttttgaacagtactatactgtaaaatgtaaatgcaTAAAACTTTCAGCACAGAAATGAAGAGGAGAGGTCGGGCAACCTTATTGAGGTGCGAATGTGTATGACTTATATATCACAAGAATTTTAATTAGACACATTTTAAAACCAATTTAATACATTGATATTATCTTTTCAGTGTCAGTGACGTTATGTGCCTATTTCTTCTGCTCTCTAGACATCCTGGGTTCACATAAGCGAATAAAAGTAGAGGTTTTGTTTAACGTCACCAGTTGCAGCTCTCCTCTCTCTGAGCTAATCCTCCTCGCTGACGGCCTCACTCTGTGTCTCCCATGCTTCTAGCACACTAATGATTTTGCCCTGTACACGGAGGCCATTAAGTTTTTCAACCACCCAGAGAGCATGGTCAGGATCGCGGTCAGGACTATCACACTCAATGTGTACAAAGGTGAGTAGAGCCCTGactcagctgctgctgctgttgccgCCTGATCCTCCTCTCTTCTGTCAATCACTCTGTCATGCCTCTGATGCATGGGCATGCTGATGCTGCTCTCTGCCATGCGTGAGTAacacacatttacatttagagatCGCTGCTGACTCTACACACATGCACACTGGGGTTTTACTTAGGTATGGTCACGTGCTGAAGACAAAAGGGCTTTCTCTGGTCTGTTTCTCTGGCTTGAGCTTGTATAGAAATCTTTCTTCTCTTCTTGAATAACTGACTTAACATTTTCTTACTATCTGCTTGGCACTCGCCCCTTGAACTGTGGTTCGTCTCACAGCTAATCAATGGATCCCTATGGAGGTTGTTGTAGTTTAGGTCAAACTGCCATCGGTGCATGTTACTGacgttaaagcaacactaagtaacttttccctcaacgctccctctacaggttggaagcggaattgtcaacaccaaagagttgtttttaccttaaaataatgtttccgaactcgtgtcagtggttcatcaactcataacagggtgaaacggcactttcgtattcgctttgcgaccctcgatcggccataacagcactatgtaagtttgggtcgtcgggtcgcggttttgtagttcaaatgagactacaaatgcgacttgctttacggcaggcttcacaaaaggttttcatacttttataaagtcatacaacatactctaccttgtcactggacatggttatttccaaagccggtcctgatagcctccaaacaaataacgtgcatgtgacgcgacggtaggctaaattatttacgacagcggtaatggacaattccgcttccaacctgtagagggagcgttgagggaaaagttacttagtgttgctttaatgtGCAGTGGTCGTGAATAATATTTGGAGATGTAAACAACACTTAAAAGTGTAAAAATGTTATTGCATTGAATAAACAAACTTTTGCAAgtctttattaaaaataaaagctagtTGGTGTGATATTTTATAGGGAGGGATGTACTACATGGATATtgtctaaatataaaaatataatcttGTTTTTAAGCTGATAACCAATATATTGGCTATTATTAGATATCCATCTTCATTTTATCAGACTGATTACAAAAACACACTTGAAAGTTCATATCTCTTGTGTGATTCAAATGACACCAAAAACCATGTGCAGTGAATTTGACATTATTGAGTATATTATAAAAAAACACACCAAGAGAGTGCACACACTCATTGCATAATGTATATTAGACTACTGTGTCGCATTTAGAGTTCACACTTTCACTAAGTGATTTAGTCTATTAAAATAGATTCAGAATTCCCCCCAAAATTCAAGATAATTGGGCAAATGTGACTCTGTATGACTTATGTCTTTGAAGTTTATATCATCTGatataattaatattacatgaaGAGTGATGTTTTTTCCAAATATATGTAGAAGTGCATGTGATATTGATCTAATGAACAATTCAGTAAACAAAaggttaatattaagtgacttacgttTTAGACACAACAGttcttgtttttgctgtattttgacaACGAAAATAGTTTTAACCAATTCCACAGCAGAACTGTTCTGTGTCTCCGAAACAcacaactgtgtttcgtcactgAATCAATCAGCCATTTAAATAAATCGGTTGAAcaaatgactcaatgactcacttTGCAGTGAtttgccaccacctactggcaattttaggttatttttaaagtatattttccatttttccacccaaattatttcaaatatcaatattcaacattttttttaaatatcaaaacaTTTTATGCACATGTAATTGCAGTTTAACAGCCTGTGTgaatacatctaaatgccacttcacaTGCAGATTCTGTGCAACAtctgcattgcaaacacaaactttgttgatactgatttcatttgattggtaacagcaCTATAGTGtcttaatatttcaatttattgattcaatttaagaattttacacaaaagatgatgcatacTTTTAATTAGGTTAGAAAAACAGGCCTTATAAAGTCTAAATgcccataaaatgtaaaaatctaattaaacatattggaaaagttaatttctgttACTGCTGCAAACAAACCACTGCACTGAATATTAGGAATATCAGTTTTGGGAGTCATCAAACCTGCCAAGCTCAGCAAAATATCTAATTATAGTTGTCGACAAAATTTTGGCTTTATCGCACAGCCCAATAGAAAGTTACATAAATTCACAGAAACACAATTAAATGGTGTTTAGTTATTGcccgtttaattttttttacgttAAAAGGAAAATATAACTTCTAcaataaagataaataaataataatatttaagattaaaaaatagaaaagagaacaataaataaaaaatgtctctGTTCCATTAATAacgacaaataaataaatcttaaagtAACATCCAAACAGTTtactttaatttatatattatatatatttttaacagtcTTTAGGCCAAAAAGAAATAACATGGTTCATCCATGATCACgtctgtaatttattttattaaagggatagttcacccaaaaatgaaaattctgtcattaattactcaccctcatgtcgtttaaaacccagaagacctttgttcgtcttcaaaaggcaaattaagatatttttgataaaatccgaaagctttcttaCACTACATAGAGAG is part of the Garra rufa chromosome 1, GarRuf1.0, whole genome shotgun sequence genome and harbors:
- the dexi gene encoding dexamethasone-induced protein homolog; the encoded protein is MTHSIYSRLDSVESLINELPYMFYLGLFFVNVLILYYAFLMEYIVLNVGIVFLPEDMDQALVDLGVLSDPASIPYDTDTELDVFDGYLE